Sequence from the Patescibacteria group bacterium genome:
GGAATGGGGCGCGTTGATTTTTTAGTGGATGGAAAAATAAATAAAGTGTATTTAAGTGAAATTAATACAATCCCAGGATTTACTTCTATTTCTATGTATCCTAAACTCTGGCAGGCATCGGGTCTTTCCTATCCGCGGCTTCTGGACAGATTGATTCACCTTGCTTTGGAACGCCACCAAGATAAACAAAAAAATGAGACTATGTTGGAATTAAAAAGTAAGTGGTATCAGTAAACCCTGTTGGAGAATTTTGTTTTCTAACCCTGTTAGAAAGGATATGGAATATCTTCGCAGGAAGGCAGTAGATTGACTGTGTGTTATAACTAAAAATGGCTTAAATAAGCCATTTTAGTTATTATCTTAAGGAGTTATTTCATCCCTTGAATTTCTTTTAATTTGAAATAATCCCCCTTTATTTTTTTAATTTGGATTTCCGCGCCTTCTGCTATAGTTTTTTGATTGAGGAGGTTGATATTGAATTTTAAATTCAGAGGAGCAATAATGGCTCCGTGCTCTTCAATTTCGCCCAATTCAATCACTATTTTGGTGATTTTTTTTAAATGATTTTTTTGGGCGTATTCTAAGGCTTGGCGCAAAATTTTGTTGGCAGCGTGAAAGTCATGCATAAAATGGTAATTAGTAATCCGTAATCAGTAATTGGTAATTGTGAACAATCAGATGATAGTCGGTAAAAATTAATAGTTACTAATTACTGATTACTACATTAATGTACCGCGC
This genomic interval carries:
- a CDS encoding hydrogenase/urease maturation nickel metallochaperone HypA; the encoded protein is MHDFHAANKILRQALEYAQKNHLKKITKIVIELGEIEEHGAIIAPLNLKFNINLLNQKTIAEGAEIQIKKIKGDYFKLKEIQGMK